The Monomorium pharaonis isolate MP-MQ-018 chromosome 5, ASM1337386v2, whole genome shotgun sequence genome includes a window with the following:
- the LOC105828195 gene encoding Golgi SNAP receptor complex member 2, with protein MEALYHQTNKLIQETQHIFSQLERKSSNEDLQEVQKAIENKINLINSNCERLDVLCLKGPVSQRQNNKMRVDQLKYDSRHLSAALNSWCNRVIRQQREEAERNALLARRFTTNDHVDIFIDHTIQHNDNLQNADRGMDDLIHQGNNILDNLRSQRITLKGAHKRLRDIGNTLGLSNTTMRLIEQRTRQDGFILVLGMTLTCIIILLVIVYLT; from the exons atggagGCATTGTATCATCAAACTAACAAATTGATACAAGAAACGCAACATATTTTCTCGCAACTTGAAAGAAAATCGTCTAATGAAGATTTGCAGGAAGTGCAAAAGGCTATCgagaacaaaataaatctcATCAACAG CAATTGCGAGAGACTCGATGTGCTATGTCTCAAGGGTCCGGTGTCACAAAGGCAAAACAATAAGATGCGAGTAGACCAGCTGAAGTATGACAGCCGTCATCTTAGCGCTGCCCTGAACTCGTGGTGCAACCGTGTAATACGGCAACAGAGAGAGGAAGCAGAGAGAAATGCTCTTTTGGCCAGGAGGTTTACCACCAATGATCATGTGGACATTTTTATCGATCACACTATACAGCACAATGACAACTTACAAAACGCCGATCGTGGTATGGATGATCTGATACATCAGGGCAACAACATCCTGGACAACTTGAGGTCTCAGAGAATAACATTGAAAGGTGCCCACAAACGTCTGAGAGACATTGGCAATACTCTAGGTCTTTCCAATACCACTATGAGGCTTATTGAGCAACGAACCAGGCAAGATGGATTTATTTTAGTCCTTGGTATGACTCTCACTTGCATAATCATTCTCTTAGTGATAGTTTATCTCACTTAG